GAGAACAGTTGGCCTTCAATAAGAAATTGAATATAGATGACCTGTTGTTTATGTATGGTGCCCGGGTGAATTATAACCTGATTGCAGATGCAAACTGTGTGGAAATTCCTTTAAGTATGGGACAACAGGGACAGATAGAATTGGCACCATGGGTTTATTATCCATTAATGATGCCGGATACGGCGCATAACCTGGTCAGAAATATTGATGCGATCAGAAGCGAATTTGCGTCTACAGTAGACACTATAGGAGTGAAAGGATTGAAAAAAACAGTCATTTTGCACTCTTCACCATTTAACAAGATCTTTAATACCCCTAAATTACTCTCTCTGCAAATGGTAGCTGAACAGCCTGATCCGAGAGATTATGCGAGCATTCCACAGACATTAGGGATACTGATTGAAGGAACTTTTCCTTCTGTTTTCCTGAATCGTGCCGTTCCGGAAGGAGTCACGGGGAATTATAACGTACCTGCACAGAGTAAAAACACAAAAATGATCGTTATTGGTGATGGCGATGTCTTCAAAAATCAATTGAGCAGTAAGGATGGCTCAGCATTTCCGTTAGGCTTTGACCGGTACACCCAAAAAAACTACGGAAATAAGGCATTGTTGTTAAACATCGCCGATTATCTGTCAAATGAAGATAATTTAATCGCTTTACGTAATAAGGAGGTTAAGATCAGGTTATTGGATAAGGCAGGTTTGCGCACAGAAAAGCTGCAATGGCAAATAATCAATATGGCTTTGCCTTTATTTTTGTTAATATCGTTCGCAATTTTTCAACATTATTACCGCAAGCATAAGTATACAAGGTAATTTTTATATTTTTGAGAACTGACAAGATCATACTATGAGATTTATTGTATCCACATCAACGTTATTAAAACATTTGCAAACAGTAAACGGTGCGTCAAGCAGTAGTACTGTATTGCCAATATTGGAAAATTTCCTTTTTGAAATTAAAGACGGAAGTTTAACCATATCTGCCACTGATTTACAAACCAGCATGACGACCTCTTTACCGGTGGAGTCTAAAGAAGGCGGAAAAGTAGCTGTGCCGGCAAAAATACTTTTAGACACTTTGAAAACGCTGCCAGATCAGCCGATCTCTTTCAATATTGACGACAATACCTTCTCTATTGAAATCAGTGCTGGTGATGGAAAGTATAAGTTGAGTGGAGAAAATGGTGATGATTTTCCTAAAATCCCTACCGTAGAAAATGCTTCTTCTGTAAACCTGCCTGCTTCGGTATTAACAGAAGCAATTACCAAAACTATTTTCGCAGTAAGTAGTGATGAGCTGCGTCCGGCAATGACCGGAGTATATTGTCAGCTGTCTGAGCAACACATTACCTTTGTCGCTACTGATGCACATAAACTGGTAAGATATAGAAGAATGGATAGTAAAGGAGATAAATCTTCTTCTTTCATCCTTCCAAAAAAAGCATTAACCCTATTGAAAGCTGCACTTCCTTCAACAGAAGTAAATGTTTCTGTGGATTATAATGCAACGAGTGCTTTCTTTAAATTTGAAAATATCAACCTGGTTTGTCGTTTAATTGACGAACGTTATCCTGATTATGAAGCCGTAATTCCTGCCAACAATCCGAATAAACTGGTTATTGATCGTGCATTGTTTCTGAATACTTTGCGTAGGGTGGTTATTTTTGCTAATAAAACAACACATCAGGTACGTTTAAAAATCAATGGCAGTGAATTGAATATTTCTTCTGAGGATCTGGATTTTGCCAATGAAGCTCATGAGCGCTTAAGCTGTCAGTATGAAGGTGAAGATCTGGAAATTGGATTCAATGCCCGTTTCTTAATCGAGATGCTGAGCAATTTAAGTGGAGAAGAAGTGACACTGGAACTTTCTACTCCTAATCGTGCAGGATTGCTGATTCCACAAACAAATGACGAAAATGAAGATGTGCTGATGTTGGTGATGCCTGTAATGCTAAACAACTATAACTAAATTCAAAGTTAAATATATTGGAAAGGCCTGGTTTTTAACCAGGCCTTCTTTTTGTAAAATGTTTTATGCTGAGCAGAAGCCCTGAAATTGATCAGCTAATTAATTTTACGTTACTAAATCAAAAATAGCATGGTTATTGCCATGATATTCTTAATTTTGGGACTTAATTTATACAAACTTGGAAATTTTCTCACAACTGGTAGATTTTATATTACACACCGATAAAGCTTTAGTGAAGCTGGTAAGTGATTATAAAACATGGACTTATCTTATTCTTTTCTTAATTATTTTTGCTGAAACCGGTTTCGTGGTTACCCCGTTCTTGCCTGGTGACTCTATGTTATTTGCCGTTGGGGCATTGATTGCAAAAGGAGGCACTGGTTTAGATATCTGGATCATGTTCCTGCTTTTGAGCGTTGCGGCCATATTGGGAAATAGTCTCAATTATCGGCTCGGAAGCTTCTTCGGCGTAAAAGTCTTTAAAGAAGGGAATAAAATTTTAAAATTGGAATATTACAATAAATCGCATGAATTCTTTGAGAAGCATGGTGGAAAAGCAATTATGTTTAGCCGTTTCCTTCCGATTTTCAGAACGATTGCACCTTTTGTTGCCGGAGTGGCAAAAATGCCTTTTGGAAGGTTTACCTATTACAATGTGGTAGGTGGTCTTGGCTGGATTGGTAGTTTGTTGTTTGCAGGTTTCTTACTGGGACAAATTCCGGTAGTCAGAGATAACTTCTCTATTGTAATCCTTACGATTGCAGTAGTTACGTTTGCTCCGGTTATCTATGCTGCAATAAAGAGTAGAATTAAAACTAAGGATATCGTAGAGAACTAAGGCTCCCGACCGATAATCTGTCCTTTATCATAAAGCTTTTGGTCTTCCTTAGCCCTTTTCAGGTCTGAGGAAGACCTTTTTTTATGGACCAGGTTACGCAATTCCGGCTGTCCGGCATCAACCCAGGCAGAATACCAGTAGGAGCCTGTGGCCAGGATTGCAGCACGCATTTGCCTTTCTACCATATGGTTCATTTTCTCATGATAGGCACGGGAGTAGTTTAATGAGTATTGTCGCATTACCTGCTGGTATCTTTTCGAGAAGCTGTATTTTCTATAGGAAGGCAGGCTGGAACTCAGCGATGCCTCCAGCGTCAATACACTATCTGATAGCTGATGACTGTGACTGATGATTGCCCAGGCTTTTTGTAAGGGATCCTCGATATATATCGCTTTTCCGACTCTGTAATTATACTTTTTGGCAAATAGTTCTGGTAAACGGCTCTCCCAGAAAGCGTGTATGCCATGTTGATTGCTCAGCTGTCCGTTGTGATTTTGTGTGGCATGGAGCGGAACATGGGCATCAGCAACATAATGCCCCAGGTAAGCCGAGTAAACGAGTATTTTTAAAGAATCCCTGTCCTTAAAAGCATTGATGAGTTGGTAATAAGATTTTTGGATCTGCCAGGGAAGTGTTCCGTTGCTGCTCAACTTTGCAGCACCATACTTCTTTAAGGCATCGTTATATTTTCTGGGGATGCTATCGATATTTGTTTCATAGACTTCTACGTCGAGATAATGTCTCGGGGCTTCAGCGGAGTCTGCATAGCGACGTTTGTCGGCGTCTACGGCATGATCACTAAGGTATTTGATGTTTGCCTTGTAAAAAGTATTGACGCCGTTATGGAGCGTAAAAACGGCCAGGTAATTGATCCGTTTATGGGCATAAAACCCCCAGGAGCAAAAAAAGAGAACACCGCCACATAGCATTACAGAGATAAATACCTGCTTCATCTCTGTAAAACTATATAAACGAACCTATTGAGTGGTTATTTATCTATGCTTTTTCCTTTCATGGCGGAAGATACCGCCACATCCATCACACGTTCTGCAAATGGACGGGTAAATTCATTCAATTCATCAGCTTTTTTCAGGATCTCGTCCTTTTCTGCCTTCCCTAAAGCTATTTTAAGGGCATCAATATGGGTACGCGTTTCTGAAATTTCTGTTTCGGTCAGGAAGCTACCATGTTTTTCAATAAAGCGTTCTGCAGTATACACCAGTTGTTCCCCTTCACTTCTGGCTTCAATTAACATGCGTTGTTCAACATCGCTCTTCGCATGAGTAATGCTGTCTATCAGCATTTTTTCTACAGTATCATCGGTTAAACCATAACTTGGCGTAATGTCGATCTCCTGTTTTACGCCTGATCTTAATTCTATCGCCTGCACGGTTAGAATCCCATCGGCATTTAACATGAAGTTGATGTCTACCTTAGGTAAGCCTGCAGGCATTGCAGGAATCCCTTTCAGGTCAAACTCTGCTAGTTTTCTGTTCTCCTGAACAAGATCACGTTCTCCCTGAAAAACAGAGATCTTCATGTTGATCTGTCCGTCGATAGAGGTGGTATACTGTCTTCCTGCTTTGGTCGGAACTTTGGCATTCCTGGGGATGATCACATCCATCAGTCCACCCATGGTTTCAATGCCTAGAGAAAGTGGGGTAACATCGAGCAAGAGAATATCGGAGCGGTTCCCGGCAAGAATATCTGCTTGAATGGCTGCACCTAAGGCTACTACTTCGTCCGGATTAATCTGGTCATGCGGCTTACGTCCGAAGAATTCGGCAACCTGTGCTTTGACATAAGGTGTACGGGTAGATCCTCCAACCAATACGACCTCATCAATTTCGGCAACAGTTAACCTGGAATCGCTTAAAGCCTGTTTACACGAATTCAGGGTTTCAGCTACTTTCGCTGCAATAAGTTGCTCAAATGTTTGCTTGTCTAAAGTACACCAGATGTCGCCAATCTGTTCGTTGAAGAGGTTTTGATTGCTCAATGCTTTTTTTGCTTCTTCCGCTTTTAACCTTAGCGATTGCATCAATCCCGAATCCTGTGCAAGTGCATCAGCATCCAGTTTATTCTGCTCTATCCAGTAATGAACAATAGAACGGTCAAAATCGTCACCACCTAAAAAGGTATTTCCGTTTGTTGCCAGCACTTCGAAAATGCCGTTTTGTATAGATAAGATGGACACATCAAAAGTACCGCCTCCAAGGTCATATACCGCAATTGTTTTTTGCTGACTGGGATCAAGGCCCAGGCCGTAGGCAAGACTGGCGGCAGTAGGCTCGTTTACAATTCTCAATACATCCAGGCCTGCCAATTTTCCGGCATCCCTGGTTGCTTGTCGTTGACTGTCATTAAAATAAGCAGGGACAGTAATTACGGCACGGTTAACGGGTGTTTTTAACGCATGTTCAGCCCTTGCTTTCAATTCTTTCAGAATTTCTGCAGAAAGCTCAATAGGGGTATAAAATTTATCTCCGGCTTTGATTTTTACCAATGAATCATTTTCATCATCTATGATTTTATAAGAAAAGGTGTCCTGATGACTGGCGACATCTTTATAGGACCTGCCTAGTAATCTTTTTACCGAAAATATAGTGTTTGCAGGGTCTGTAATTAAAAATTCTTTGGCCTCATTTCCGACAAGAGCATCTCCTTTAGCATTAAAATGTACAACAGAAGGGACTAATAAGCCCTTTCCGGTATCGTTAATTACCTGTGGGTTTTTGTCTGGATTAATAAAGGCCACCAGGCTATTGGTGGTACCAAGGTCAATACCGACGATGATTTCTTCTTGTTGCAGGGAGCCTGTCGCCAGGTTAATGGATATCTTTGCCATAGTCTGGCAAATTTAGGAATGTTTTAAGGTTTTTTTGTGTTAAGGTTGTAATGTTTTGAGCTTCTGTCTTTGAATCAGGTCTTTTTTATGGATATTATAGAGCCAAATGACAATATCCTGATAGCTGTCTGTTCCTTTTCGCTGGTTATTCAGCTTTAAAAAACTATCCAGAGCTACCCCCATATAACCATACATATCGCTGTTATATTTCTGCCAGAAGGCCCTTTCAGTTTTAAAGTCTTTAATTGTTTCGGGATTGATACTGGCATAAAGACGCTGATAATCTTCCGGAGATTTTATCCTGATCTCATATAAAATGCTTCGGAGCATATTGTACTCCGCAGAGTACCGGAAATTCTGATCAGTACTGTGGACGGCGACAAGATAGCCGATGAGGTTGGCTTCATCCTCTCTCCCTATGCCAAGCTGGTGTGCAATTTCATGGCAGGTAACAAAAGGTAGAGATACTGAAGGTAAGCGCATATTGACATTTGCTTCCCCGGAAAGTGGGTTGTAATAACCTTCAATGCCAATTTTGGTGACCAGCCAGCTATTTAATACCGCTTTGACTGATGGGCTGCGGTATTGAAAAAGGGGATTTGTTTCTTTCATCAGATCATAAGCTGATTTGGCTTTAAGTTCCAGTTCTCCGATTTTGTAATCTGCTTTTGCCGGGTGTGGAAAAGCATTTAGCTGATCAATGAAATATTCGCCCAATAGGACCAGCTCTGCGGTATTGTATTTTTGATTTGGAATCCCGAGCTGTTTAGAAATCGACGGGCGGGAGTAATTCAGTCCCCACAAGATTTTAAACACAAGATAAAGAATGAGAAAGAAATTAATTACCTGCAGAAGAATCTCAGTTCTTTTTCCGGGCTCTGGTTTTCCCTGAGAGAGTTTTTTGAAAAACAGATAAATGCTTCTCAGCACAAAAAGTACGAGAAGGAGGTATAAAAAATCGCCCAGCGCGAAAGGGAAAAATGAGCTGATGAAACGTTGGATGACAGCTGTAACCTGGTATAAACCATTGGCGTATACCCGCTCTATAAACGAGCTGTTCAGGCCGGCGAGAAAGATAAATCCCGACAGCATGAACAGCAGGACAAACTGTTTGAACTTTGGCCTGTCCTTTAACGTCATTATCTGTTAAAGGCTAATCTTTTTCCAATCTTGTGGGTCATGAACTTCCCTTTTTGGTAAGCCAGGTTTCCGGAAATGAAGGTATGGGTAATCTCGGCCTGGAAGGTCTGTCCTTCAAACGGCGACCATCCGCATTTATACCAGAGGTTTGCCCGAGTTACTTTTACGGGATCATTCAGGTGAACCAATACCAGGTCAGCCCAATAGCCTTCTCTGATAAAACCCCTTCTGTCGATGTTAAAACAAGTTGCCACGTTATGGGCTGTTTTCTCAGCGATTTGTTCAAGGGTGATTTTCTTTTGATGGTACATTTCCAATAAAGCAGAAAGGGCATGCTGTACTAAAGGGCCTCCGGAAGGCGCCTGTAAGTAAGGTTGTTCTTTCTCTTCTATGGTGTGTGGGGCATGATCCGTTGCAATGATGTCAATATGGCCGTCCAATACCCCTTTCAGGATGGCATCTTTATCCTGAACAGTCTTTACCGCAGGGTTCCATTTGATCCAGTTGCCTTTTGTTGCATAATCCCGATCGTCAAACCAGAGGTGATGCACACAAGCTTCAGCAGTAATCCGCTTATCTTTTAATGGGGTAACCGCATCAAAAAGGGCTACTTCCCGTGCTGTAGAGATGTGTAGGATATGTAAACGGGTATTGTATTTTTTTGCCAGCTCCACGGCCATAGAAGAAGACAGGTAGCAGGCTTCAGCACTTCTGATGAGCGGATGCATGTCTATGGTGATGTTGTCTCCATATTTCTCCTTGTATGCTGCCATATTCTCGCGAATGGTTTTTTCATCTTCGCAATGTGTGGCAACGAGTATCGGTGCATCTTTGAAAATATTTTCCAGCACCTTCTCATTGTCTACAAGCATATTCCCTGTAGAGGAACCCATGAAAACCTTAATTCCGCAAACATTGTTCGGATCGGTTTTCAAAACCTCTTCCAGGTTGTCATTAGAGGCGCCCATGAAAAAGGAGTAATTTGCCAGTGATACTTCTGAAGCAATATTGTATTTATCGGTCAGCAATTCCTGGGTCAAAGTATTCGGAACGGTATTCGGCATTTCCATGAAGGAGGTGATCCCCCCGGCTACCGCGGCCATGCTTTCAGAAAAGATATCCGCCTTATGGGTTAAACCGGGTTCACGGAAATGGACCTGATCGTCAATCATTCCCGGAAAGAGGTGCAGGCCTTCCGCATTAATTTCTTTCGCTCCTTCCACCTGGATGTTTGGGGCGATTTTTTCAATAAATCCGTCTTTAATTAGTACGTCAGCAACAAAGATTTGGCCTTCGTTTACCACTGAGGCCGCTTTTATCAGAATGGTGTTCATGACCTCAAACTTAAATAAAAAAAATGTTATTTACTTTTCCATGTATTGTCTCCGCCATTGGCATCTACAAATATGCCGCCGTTAATGGTAATCTCTGAGATCGCTTTCTTGGCATTTAAGGGAATTCTTGCCAATCTCTGGTCAGTTTTCCAAATGGCCGGTGTCTGATGGATGACTTCATTGCTTCCATCCTGATAAGTAACTCTGATATCAAAAGGGATAGCGAAACCACCTGTATTGTGAATAGAAAGTTCATAATTCAAGCCCTTATTGCTGACTTTGCCAATACTCAGATCGATGTAATTATTGCTGAAAAACCAGTTGTTCCAATACCAGTTAAGATTCTCTCCGCTTACATTGTTCATCGTGTAGAAAAAGTCCCATGGAATAGGGTGTTTGCCGTTCCAGCGTGCCATATAGGCATGTAGGTGTTTTTTAAAGGCCGCATCGCCAAGCATGTCCTTTAATGCGAGGTAGGCCAATGCAGGTTTGACGTAGGCATTGTTGCCATAACCAACTCCTGAAACCTGAGTGGATAAAGAAATGACAGGCTGATCCTGTTCAGTTGAAGGATCAAAGGTCCACCTGTTTACCCGGAATTTTTTAAAGTTCTGGTCAGCTTTGCTTTTTCCAAGTTGTGCAATGCCGATCAGGTATTCCAGTGTCGTTGCCCAGCCCTCATCCATATGCGCATAACGGGTTTCATTAGTGCCCATATAAAAAGGAAAATAGGTATGCGCAATTTCGTGATTGAGTACAAATTGAGAGAACTCCATATCGGGAGTGCTGGAGTCGTTTACCATCATTGGGTATTCCATGTCGGCAAAACCCTGCACAGCAGTCATCTTAGAGAAAGGATAGGGGATGCCAGGCCAGTTGTTGGAGAACCAGTCTAATGCCAGTTTAGACCAGCCAGTGGCCTGTGCAAAGTCTTTGGCTTTTGCATCATAAGCGGATTGTACGCTTGTTCTTCTGTTTGTTTTGGTATCCACCACTACGCTTCCGGCATCCCAGAGGTAATGACTGCTCAGGGAGAAAGTCATATCGGTAATGTGATCCGCTGTAAATTTCCAGCTGTTCCATTCATTCTGCTTTGTTACCTGTCCTTTAGCCATCTCCTCTGCAGTGGCCACAGGGATGATTTCTTCACTGGTATATGATTTTTTTAGACGTTCGGCAAAGGCGGGTTGAAGGACTTCATCCGGATTTTGCAGGTCGCCGGTAGCCCATACCACATAATTCTTTGGTGCTTTAACAGTGAGCTGATAATCATTGAAATCGTTGTAAAATTCAGCACGGTCAGTATGAGGGATCATATCCCAGCCGTTGTAATCATCATAAACGGAAATTCTCGGGAAAGCATAGGCCACAAAAAAGGTGGTGCTATCGAGTTGCCCCTCTCTTCCACTTTCTTTAGATAGGGGATAGGACCAGCTGATGTTAAAAACAGCGGTTTGACCGGGATTCAGACTGCTTTTTAGAGGTACTTTTTCAACAGTGCCCCAGTCCCCGGTGTTAATGGTATAATTTTGTCCGTTTATGGCGAGGGATTTGATTTCCAGTCCGGAGGTCAGGAAATCTTTGCTGACGTATCCTGATCTCGGTGCTTCAGGTTTGTGCAGATTGTTGACAAACCTGATGGCTACTTCAGAGAGGGTATCCCGGCTATTGTTGGTATATTTTATGGTCTCAGTCCCTTCCACAAGTCTGGTGTCCGGGTGTACCTGTATGGTCATATCATATTTCCCATGGTTTTGCCAGTATTGCTTTCCGGGTCTGCCATCTTTGGAACGAGTCCCCTTATCATAGGCGGCTTTAATATTTCTGGGCATATATAGTTCCTGAGCCTGTAAAGTTATAGTCCCGTTAAGCAGGAGTGCCAGGCTAAGAGGAAAAGCTGTTGCTGCCAGTC
This region of Pedobacter steynii genomic DNA includes:
- the dnaN gene encoding DNA polymerase III subunit beta, with the protein product MRFIVSTSTLLKHLQTVNGASSSSTVLPILENFLFEIKDGSLTISATDLQTSMTTSLPVESKEGGKVAVPAKILLDTLKTLPDQPISFNIDDNTFSIEISAGDGKYKLSGENGDDFPKIPTVENASSVNLPASVLTEAITKTIFAVSSDELRPAMTGVYCQLSEQHITFVATDAHKLVRYRRMDSKGDKSSSFILPKKALTLLKAALPSTEVNVSVDYNATSAFFKFENINLVCRLIDERYPDYEAVIPANNPNKLVIDRALFLNTLRRVVIFANKTTHQVRLKINGSELNISSEDLDFANEAHERLSCQYEGEDLEIGFNARFLIEMLSNLSGEEVTLELSTPNRAGLLIPQTNDENEDVLMLVMPVMLNNYN
- a CDS encoding VTT domain-containing protein is translated as MEIFSQLVDFILHTDKALVKLVSDYKTWTYLILFLIIFAETGFVVTPFLPGDSMLFAVGALIAKGGTGLDIWIMFLLLSVAAILGNSLNYRLGSFFGVKVFKEGNKILKLEYYNKSHEFFEKHGGKAIMFSRFLPIFRTIAPFVAGVAKMPFGRFTYYNVVGGLGWIGSLLFAGFLLGQIPVVRDNFSIVILTIAVVTFAPVIYAAIKSRIKTKDIVEN
- a CDS encoding zinc dependent phospholipase C family protein — its product is MKQVFISVMLCGGVLFFCSWGFYAHKRINYLAVFTLHNGVNTFYKANIKYLSDHAVDADKRRYADSAEAPRHYLDVEVYETNIDSIPRKYNDALKKYGAAKLSSNGTLPWQIQKSYYQLINAFKDRDSLKILVYSAYLGHYVADAHVPLHATQNHNGQLSNQHGIHAFWESRLPELFAKKYNYRVGKAIYIEDPLQKAWAIISHSHQLSDSVLTLEASLSSSLPSYRKYSFSKRYQQVMRQYSLNYSRAYHEKMNHMVERQMRAAILATGSYWYSAWVDAGQPELRNLVHKKRSSSDLKRAKEDQKLYDKGQIIGREP
- the dnaK gene encoding molecular chaperone DnaK, which gives rise to MAKISINLATGSLQQEEIIVGIDLGTTNSLVAFINPDKNPQVINDTGKGLLVPSVVHFNAKGDALVGNEAKEFLITDPANTIFSVKRLLGRSYKDVASHQDTFSYKIIDDENDSLVKIKAGDKFYTPIELSAEILKELKARAEHALKTPVNRAVITVPAYFNDSQRQATRDAGKLAGLDVLRIVNEPTAASLAYGLGLDPSQQKTIAVYDLGGGTFDVSILSIQNGIFEVLATNGNTFLGGDDFDRSIVHYWIEQNKLDADALAQDSGLMQSLRLKAEEAKKALSNQNLFNEQIGDIWCTLDKQTFEQLIAAKVAETLNSCKQALSDSRLTVAEIDEVVLVGGSTRTPYVKAQVAEFFGRKPHDQINPDEVVALGAAIQADILAGNRSDILLLDVTPLSLGIETMGGLMDVIIPRNAKVPTKAGRQYTTSIDGQINMKISVFQGERDLVQENRKLAEFDLKGIPAMPAGLPKVDINFMLNADGILTVQAIELRSGVKQEIDITPSYGLTDDTVEKMLIDSITHAKSDVEQRMLIEARSEGEQLVYTAERFIEKHGSFLTETEISETRTHIDALKIALGKAEKDEILKKADELNEFTRPFAERVMDVAVSSAMKGKSIDK
- a CDS encoding DUF3810 domain-containing protein — translated: MTLKDRPKFKQFVLLFMLSGFIFLAGLNSSFIERVYANGLYQVTAVIQRFISSFFPFALGDFLYLLLVLFVLRSIYLFFKKLSQGKPEPGKRTEILLQVINFFLILYLVFKILWGLNYSRPSISKQLGIPNQKYNTAELVLLGEYFIDQLNAFPHPAKADYKIGELELKAKSAYDLMKETNPLFQYRSPSVKAVLNSWLVTKIGIEGYYNPLSGEANVNMRLPSVSLPFVTCHEIAHQLGIGREDEANLIGYLVAVHSTDQNFRYSAEYNMLRSILYEIRIKSPEDYQRLYASINPETIKDFKTERAFWQKYNSDMYGYMGVALDSFLKLNNQRKGTDSYQDIVIWLYNIHKKDLIQRQKLKTLQP
- a CDS encoding dihydroorotase, with product MNTILIKAASVVNEGQIFVADVLIKDGFIEKIAPNIQVEGAKEINAEGLHLFPGMIDDQVHFREPGLTHKADIFSESMAAVAGGITSFMEMPNTVPNTLTQELLTDKYNIASEVSLANYSFFMGASNDNLEEVLKTDPNNVCGIKVFMGSSTGNMLVDNEKVLENIFKDAPILVATHCEDEKTIRENMAAYKEKYGDNITIDMHPLIRSAEACYLSSSMAVELAKKYNTRLHILHISTAREVALFDAVTPLKDKRITAEACVHHLWFDDRDYATKGNWIKWNPAVKTVQDKDAILKGVLDGHIDIIATDHAPHTIEEKEQPYLQAPSGGPLVQHALSALLEMYHQKKITLEQIAEKTAHNVATCFNIDRRGFIREGYWADLVLVHLNDPVKVTRANLWYKCGWSPFEGQTFQAEITHTFISGNLAYQKGKFMTHKIGKRLAFNR
- a CDS encoding M1 family metallopeptidase, producing MKKNIFRLAATAFPLSLALLLNGTITLQAQELYMPRNIKAAYDKGTRSKDGRPGKQYWQNHGKYDMTIQVHPDTRLVEGTETIKYTNNSRDTLSEVAIRFVNNLHKPEAPRSGYVSKDFLTSGLEIKSLAINGQNYTINTGDWGTVEKVPLKSSLNPGQTAVFNISWSYPLSKESGREGQLDSTTFFVAYAFPRISVYDDYNGWDMIPHTDRAEFYNDFNDYQLTVKAPKNYVVWATGDLQNPDEVLQPAFAERLKKSYTSEEIIPVATAEEMAKGQVTKQNEWNSWKFTADHITDMTFSLSSHYLWDAGSVVVDTKTNRRTSVQSAYDAKAKDFAQATGWSKLALDWFSNNWPGIPYPFSKMTAVQGFADMEYPMMVNDSSTPDMEFSQFVLNHEIAHTYFPFYMGTNETRYAHMDEGWATTLEYLIGIAQLGKSKADQNFKKFRVNRWTFDPSTEQDQPVISLSTQVSGVGYGNNAYVKPALAYLALKDMLGDAAFKKHLHAYMARWNGKHPIPWDFFYTMNNVSGENLNWYWNNWFFSNNYIDLSIGKVSNKGLNYELSIHNTGGFAIPFDIRVTYQDGSNEVIHQTPAIWKTDQRLARIPLNAKKAISEITINGGIFVDANGGDNTWKSK